One Vicia villosa cultivar HV-30 ecotype Madison, WI unplaced genomic scaffold, Vvil1.0 ctg.000418F_1_1, whole genome shotgun sequence DNA segment encodes these proteins:
- the LOC131627982 gene encoding putative ubiquitin-conjugating enzyme E2 38, with the protein MDPDVVEIPPSMFQHTPRFKKHKQSIVHDVIDIVDDDENDDDDLMILGEITRKRKGKAPQALHEGYGDNHHVADGSLHPSGVESGYRWSKSSYRFSATSKHVHGSTSALKSASDEHDGAAVVLPQLTIIDKAENETLRKLRSFKQFDTVTDTSDHHFIKSNSSTKHNPKSWSKKIQEEWKILEKHLPDTIFVRVYESRMDLMRAVIIGAEGTPYHDGLFFFDIFFPSGYPNVPPNVHYHSGGLRINPNLYNCGKVCLSLLNTWHGSTKEKWTKGVSTMLQVLVSIQGLILNTQPYFNEPGWASMKGTPNGEMQAQQYNENTFILSLRTMMYTIKKPPKYFEDLVIGHFYSRAHDILASCKAYMNGVQVGCLIKGGVQDVNGSKGKQSSAHFISGLAGCMPSLVQEFEKVGFNDCKKFMSPPVQRSTTRKK; encoded by the exons ATGGACCCTGATGTTGTCGAAATTCCTCCTTCAATGTTCCAACATACTCCCAGGTTCAAAAAACACAAACAG TCCATTGTCCATGATGTTATTGACATTGTCGACGACGATGAGAATGACGATGATGATTTGATGATACTTGGTGAAATAACTCGTAAACGTAAGGGGAAGGCACCTCAAGCTCTTCATGAGGGTTATGGTGATAATCATCACGTTGCG GACGGATCATTGCATCCTTCTGGAGTAGAATCCGGATACCGTTGGTCGAAGAGTTCTTATCGTTTCAGTGCCACTTCTAAGCATGTGCATGGTTCCACTAGTGCTCTCAAATCTGCAAGTGATGAACATGATGGAGCAGCTGTTGTTCTCCCACAATTGACGATaattgataaagctgaaaatgaAACTCTGAGGAAACTTCGAAGTTTTAAGCAATTTGATACTGTCACAGACACTTCGGATCATCACTTTATTAAAAGTAATTCCTCCACAAAGCAT AATCCAAAGAGTTGGTCTAAAAAAATCCAGGAAGAGTGGAAGATTTTGGAGAAGCATTTGCCGG ATACAATATTTGTGAGAGTCTACGAATCAAGGATGGATCTCATGAGGGCTGTGATTATTGGAGCAGAAGGGACTCCTTACCATGACGGtcttttcttttttgatattttctttcccAGTGGCTATCCCAATGTACCCCCG AATGTCCATTACCACTCTGGAGGTCTTCGGATCAACCCGAATTTGTATAACTGTGGCAAAGTATGTCTGAGTCTACTTAACACCTGGCATGGCAGCACGAAAGAGAAATGGACTAAAGGTGTTTCAACAATGCTACAAGTTCTAGTCTCCATACAAGGGCTAATCTTGAACACACAGCCTTACTTCAATGAACCTGGATGGGCATCTATGAAGGGTACACCAAACGGTGAAATGCAGGCACAGCAGTATAATGAAAATACGTTCATTCTATCGTTGAGGACAATGATGTATACGATAAAAAAGCCTCCAAAG TATTTCGAAGACTTAGTTATAGGGCACTTCTACAGCCGAGCACATGATATTCTGGCGTCATGTAAAGCATACATGAATGGTGTTCAAGTTGGTTGTTTGATCAAAGGTGGGGTTCAAGATGTTAATGGGAGTAAAGGAAAACAATCCTCAGCTCATTTTATATCTGGTTTAGCTGGATGCATGCCCTCTCTTGTCCAAGAGTTCGAAAAAGTTGGATTTAACGACTGTAAGAAATTCATGTCTCCTCCGGTACAACGCAGTACCACTCGCAAAAAGTGA